The nucleotide sequence TTTAAGTTGGATTGCCATAAGCCGCTATGCTACCTTAATGAAAAAGGATTCCACACAAGAGACCACTTCGTGGTACGAGAAAATATTTTATGGCCAGTTACTGAAAAAATTTCGCCAGCCCAACTTTGCTAGAAAACTATGTGTTTACATATGGGTAGTTGCTCTAGGCATAATTATTCCAATTATCATATACTACTCAGTTGTGGAggccacagaaggagaagagacccTGTGCTACAATCCGCAGATGGAACTAGGAGCCATGATCTCTCAGACTGCAGGCCTCATTGGAACCACATTTATTGGATTTTCATTTTTAGTCGTACTAACATCATATTACTCTTTTGTCAATCATCTGAGAAAAATAAGGACCTGTACATCCATTACAGAGAAAGATTTGACTTATAGCTCTGTGAAAAGGCACCTTTTGGTCATCCAGATTCTACTAATAGTTTGCTTCCTTCCATATAGCATTTTTAAAcccattttttttgttctacACCAAGGAGCGGACTGTCAGCAATTGAATTATTTAATTGAGATAAAAAACATCCTCACCTGTCTTGCATCAGCCAGAAGTAGCACAGACcccattatatttctttttttagataaaACATTCAAGAAGACACTATATGATCTCTTTACAAAATCTGAGTCACCACATATACAATCCTCTGGTTGATTTCTGAATGGAAAACACCACCAAACAGAAAAGTGTTCATATGAGTCTATTAGGGACCCTAAATTACATGATTAACAGGTCATAGCTTGGTTGATAATAGGCACCAAGAAAAtctctttggtttttaaaaataaacaaacaagcaaatataaAACTCACTTTACGGTTCTACTTATAGTGAAAGTTGAGATGGCAGAGAGTTAAGAGGCAAAAGTCAAACATATTGAAAGGATCCCACTGCATATAAAACCAACAGACCATTTTCTGTTTAAACTCAACCATGGATGCTTCTATTCAAAACACAATACGTCACAACTATAGGATAAAGAAGCAAATGGTTTATGACTTTTCTACTTTTTGGGAGTTAGAATACAAGGGTCCATCTATGGGTAATGTCTTGTTGGTAgctttaaaaatgagtaaaagaaaaaagtgaataagGAATTTCCTCATTTAAGTCCTATCTGAATGTATGAATAATGTACTACAAAAATCCAAGGTTTTATTTCATGAACGCATTATTTATTTGGTGTTATCTGGTTCATGATCCTGGGAGAAGCAACATTCATTGATTCCAGTATTTATTAAGTAGatgttatttataaatatgcTTAAATATTTGGATTAGGCtttgtcaaaataaaaatgaatataatgtcATTACATGCTGATCTTCATCACGTTTTgtatattttcctgttttcaatataaataatgttattaatGACAAACAGTACCTAGCATGTAAATATGTTTAATTAATTTctgtgaaataaatgaatgaatgataggcAGTATAATAGTATCGTCGCTGCAAGACTGGTCTCTGGAGTTAGAGTCCCTAGATTCAATACTAGTTCCACCTCTTATTTAGCTGGACAATCTTAGGCAAATCACCCACTTTAAGTGTTAAGTTCTTCATTTGTAGAATGAAAAAATACTATGTAATTCATAAGTACTATGATTAAACCAGATGATTTTACTATTATGAGTAGCTATCCTTTACTAAGTACTTGCtattgtgccaggcactctgcttaCATGTATTATTTGAATCATCACAACCCTAATGTATGCCAATTtactgatgaaaaaactgaagtgcATAGTTAAATAAGTCACCCAAATTTTCTCCAATatctaagtaaatatttaaagggTAAGCCTTTCTGAAtggtcatttctttcttccatgCAATCTTGTCACAGTAAGACAAATGATGATGGGTATAttctgtattatatatattataatttaaaataaaaaagaatgtgtgcttTATCTTCCTAAAGAGATCATAAGCACCTTTGGAGCTTTAGtctcttttctatttctactcCTATGGTACTTGCATTCTCTCTGCTCAGATAAGAACCAAACATAAACAGCTGAATAAAACTGAAGTTGAATAAACCTTAACTGTAACCTGCTACTTCGTTAGAGACTGCTTAAAGACTCATTTATTCTCTACATGGTAATTTCTTCAGTGCTCAAAAAGTTTCAAGTTCACATGGCACTTCTAAGCCTTTAACCTCATAGCATGTTTCgttctagaatttaaaatatagaaacaattcACTATACAGATTCCCCAAGAGCCATGTGCTCAAAATCACTAGAGGTTTTCCCAACAAATCTGtgcaattttcattaaaaaagaatagaaaacagtaaatattttttctccttttttacttCAATGTTTaactgagagaagaaaatgttCAGAGAAACATCAGAAAAAACACATGCTGGCTTCAAATATTTACAGTATACAACTATTCTTTTATAGTAGCAATCTTATTTCTgtcctattatttttaatttgcagaGATGAACGAAGACCTGGGAACTCCAGGTGACTCCCTAAGTGCTGGCTGTAAACAGGGGTGTCCAATCTAGTAATTTCATAGACATGAGAATCACATAATAACTCAACGTCGACCAGGAGACTTCCCAAGACATCCAGCTTTCTCCACAGTTAGAGCAATACTTTTATtcttacataaattttaaaaccagaacTCATTAGACTAAGAGGAATTGAGAAGATGATCAATAGTTTTCATTTAACATAAGCAGTACTGTATTAAATCTCACTGTACTTAGGAGTTCTAAAGATATATGTAACTTGTAAAAAGCATTACTAAAAAAACCACTTTATATCACCactatttaaataaaagataaaagatattACACCAAAGTAGAGCTTCCTACATttaaaaaaggcaggaaaaaagataAGCAATTTCTCAAGTTACTCATTCTGATAGACAACTTCTGTTTTAATTCTCTGTACTGAGCGTATTAATCACCATGTTTATCTTTATACCATAGATGCTTTCGTGAATAGGTGATTGTAAATTATGTTGAATTTTTTGTGTAATTGAAGTACTGCCTATTTAATGTCATGGCAAATACTTTACATAAGGTATCCCTTTCTAAATTTACCCTAACTTTAAAGTgtgaatttcagaaaaacaatgtttttaatGTGTCCGTGAGTTATAGTCAAACACAATTTCAGAAACCTCAAATTTTGACTTAAAGATCAACAAGATTATATCTTAACAGGCATGATAAATGTTTCTTTCCCCCTTTATCCTTTCATATATACACTCCCATCAAGGCAACTTGCAAACTATTAATCAGGAATATGTACCATTAAGACTAGACCAGCAAAATTAAGGATGTACTACTCAACCTGAAAGTGAGTTTCTATTCTGTGAGTAGAAGAGGAAGAtgttgaagaaggaaaaaattttcctctacccctGTAGGTTCTCCTGGCTGGTCTAAGagttaaattgacatgagacagattaacaggagaaaaaacaaattaaattatgTACCTATGGGGGTTCCATAGGAATATGAGGCCCAAGGACAATCTGGGCAATTGGAACTTATATGCCATctgagagaggagaaggaggtaggggtttgggacttcaaaggggaggaaggcaactCACATGGagatagaaaaacaaatgtttggtaaacaagtGCTTGCTACTCCATGCAAAGACAATGGAACACAGAGAGGACTTTGGTGTCCCCAGCCTGCTCAGCTCCCCCACCATACCAGCTCATATTCTTTGCAGACATCTCTGGTGATAGTACTCTTCCTAGACCAGGCCCTTTAAATTCCTTCAGGCGCTTAAGgaggaggtaaaaagaaaaatttcctgaatc is from Orcinus orca chromosome X, mOrcOrc1.1, whole genome shotgun sequence and encodes:
- the GPR82 gene encoding probable G-protein coupled receptor 82, which produces MSNNSTCIQPSMISSMALPIIYTFLCIIGLFGNSLSQWVFLTKIAKKTPTHIYLAHLVTANLLVCSAMPFMGIYFLKGFQWEYQSAKCRVVNFLGTLSMHVSMFVSLLILSWIAISRYATLMKKDSTQETTSWYEKIFYGQLLKKFRQPNFARKLCVYIWVVALGIIIPIIIYYSVVEATEGEETLCYNPQMELGAMISQTAGLIGTTFIGFSFLVVLTSYYSFVNHLRKIRTCTSITEKDLTYSSVKRHLLVIQILLIVCFLPYSIFKPIFFVLHQGADCQQLNYLIEIKNILTCLASARSSTDPIIFLFLDKTFKKTLYDLFTKSESPHIQSSG